In a genomic window of Spiroplasma melliferum:
- a CDS encoding thymidine kinase codes for MYFLNSKAQIGWIEVITGCMFAGKTEEFIRRLVRLSYAKFEIQVFKPTIDNRYSENQVVSHSKKAVEAISVKDSDELLANLKTTTNVVGIDEVQFFDNNIVKIADSLADKGIIVIVNGLDKDFRGEAFTNIEQLMTRAEEVKKLHAICVKCGNLANRTQRLINGKPANYYDPIVLIGEKDKYEARCRHCHEVTY; via the coding sequence ATGTATTTTTTAAATAGTAAAGCTCAAATAGGATGAATAGAAGTTATCACTGGTTGTATGTTTGCTGGAAAAACTGAGGAGTTTATTCGTCGTTTAGTTCGCCTAAGTTATGCTAAATTTGAAATTCAAGTTTTTAAACCAACAATTGATAATCGTTATAGTGAAAACCAAGTTGTTAGTCATAGTAAAAAAGCAGTTGAAGCAATATCAGTTAAGGATTCTGATGAGTTATTAGCAAACCTTAAAACAACAACAAATGTTGTTGGGATTGATGAAGTACAATTTTTTGATAATAATATTGTTAAAATTGCTGATTCTTTGGCAGATAAAGGAATTATTGTTATTGTTAATGGTTTAGATAAAGATTTTCGAGGCGAAGCTTTTACTAATATTGAGCAATTAATGACACGAGCAGAAGAGGTTAAAAAATTACATGCAATTTGTGTTAAATGTGGAAATTTAGCAAATAGAACACAACGTTTAATTAATGGGAAACCAGCTAATTATTATGATCCAATTGTTTTAATTGGTGAAAAGGATAAATATGAAGCTCGTTGTCGTCATTGTCATGAAGTAACATATTAA